Within the Nicotiana tabacum cultivar K326 chromosome 11, ASM71507v2, whole genome shotgun sequence genome, the region ACCATCTTCGAAGATGTGCTTGAATGAATCTTTGAAGACAGAATGACCAAAACTTTCAGCTAGAACAACTAGTCCTCCAGTTTTTTCAATAGCTACTTTCATCTCAGCAACTCCAACCTGAAACACAAAATTGTTATTGCTAAACATGACATCATCCATTGCCAATTCACGAGCAGCATTAATCAGTCTCAATTAACCTCTCAAGTTACGTGCATAACAGACCAATaaggaaacaaaataaatatacacATGATACAACTTATTACGCTCAGCCCAATATGTCGCACCATGTGTATGATGCTCAAATGTTGGAACATTTGTTCAAtcagttaataaaaaaaatacacatGTCGCAGCTTTTAAGAACTCAGCATAACAGTAAATGAATGTCAGGATCAAATGCATGATTAGTAACTAGAGAAATGCCAGCACCTTCACTTATAAGATTCTATGACACATAACAGAAGTGTCACCATGACAAAGCTAACACAGAGACAAACCTGATCAAGTGCTGAAGCAAACACATCCAAGACGTGACCTTGACTAACAAGCTGCTTTGCAAGTTCCTCATAGAAATTGACTGCCTTTTTGAAAAAGGGTGCTGCATCCTTGTGCAGGTCCTTATGAGAACGAACAGGTTCTGAAAGATCTTTTGACACAATCTGCAAAAACAAGGAGAAAAGTCAAAGAATAGGAAAAAGGCATTGAAATTCATCAGTAATAAGGATTCAATTTAGCCAGGTGACAAATGGCAACAGagacaaaaaaaaattgttttttctCCATTAAGGATCCAATTAAGTGCCATTCTCATAACGATGCAGGTCTCTAATCGGACTCAAAACAGTTTTCAAGATTATGCCTTTTAGCCTCAAAAATTAGGCAAAAGACAGGGTGAATGCATCTTTTCATGAGCCTTAGGAGAACACTTAAGTGGCAGTCAGTCAGAACACTTGTTTTGGTTCTAACTGTCTCCATACACCAGCAATCACTTGATGCTGGTTTTCATTTATAAAATTACCTCACTTTTTGATAAGGTTAAAATTATCTTACTTATCAAAAAGAACAAAGGGAGCCTATTTCTTCTTTGGGTTGGGGAGACGGGTAATGTGGGAGTCTGGTGATATGACAAGCACAAAACAGAGTGAAAACAGACTCAAAGGCTCACCGCTCCAGGTCCCTCTGTGCATGGACCGCCCACTAAGGCCACGATCCGAGCACCAGCACCAGCCAAACAAGCTCCAAGCAATCCAGCAGCTACACTCAAAGCCACACCAGTGCAGCGTAACGCTCTATTTCCCTGTGGGACTGGCCATTGATCCGTGCTCAATTCATCTAACAACTACAAAATAACAATGCACCAAAACAAGTCAatatacatcaaaataaaaagacaaataaATAATTGCCAAGTTGAAACGGACAGAATTCAAGGTATATTCACACTCCGAGGCAGGCAATAAGAATCtggtaacaccaatactgggaGCCCCAATCGGGCCAGGACCGGCCCGTCTTCCACCAACACTACTTCCAAGGCCCAATTGATCCAAAACATGATCTTTAGACAACTCTTTCGATCCCCGAAAAACATAAACCTTCGACATATCCGAAAACCCTAGCTCATGCACCTGGACCTGCGTACCATACGATATAAACCCTACCATAGCATTATCCGGTAACATCCCGATCGCCCGTTTCAACGCCGATTTCGCAAATTCCAATTCCTCCTCAAGCATACACGTGTCCAAAACGAACAAATAAATCGGCGAAATTGAAAAATCTACCGGGTTAGGGTTTTGAGTCGGGTTAGGGAGAGTGTATTGAATTGTGGTGAATTGGGGATAAAGTTCAGCAGGAACATTAGTTTCATTAATTCCCGAATAATGATGAGGAAAATGGTTACGTTGAAAGCAAAAAGGACAGATCcaaattagggcttgaaaatcAACCCGAGCAAAAGGATTGAGAACTGAGGAACAAGTTTTGCATTTGAGCGGCGGGTAAGAGAGCGTAGGGAGATCGGTATGAGGACGGATCAAGTGGATCGAGGTAGCGATTGGGATCACGCACTTGCTTGATTCGACTTTTGTTCGTGGCCATGCGTTCCATGTCATTCGAACTCCGTCGATCCCTTCTGCATCTGGTTGTGCCATCTCTGTCGCCATTGATGAGATTCAAAAGACCTTCCCTTTACGATTTGAAATTGTGTGTGTGTGAATTGGGGAACGAAATACAAAGAGaaactgtgtgtgtgtgtgtgaattgGCGCGACCCCAAAGGGAGGAaggaggagagagagagagaggggtagAGGGGTCACACCGAGAAAACGAGGAGGAAATTCAGTCAAACACAGAACGATGTGAAGAAGGAAGAGATTTAGCTATGGAATAAAGCAAGGCCGGGTGGGTTGTGGTTAAACAGGGACTTTGGTTCTGGTAATCTGAATGAATTTGGGAATTTTTTTATTCAATGAGTGAGAAAATTTGTAAAATAATCCTTATGTTTGGAatagttttaataaaataatccttcAAGGGTCGTTTGGTACGCGGGACAAGGTAAGCTAAGATATGAAATTAAATTTATATCGTATTTGGTTGGCAGTATAAATTTAATCACAGACTTAATTCTTAATATCATACCTTATACCATGAAACTTGGAATTATTTTATCATACCTCTAATGGAACAAAATAGTCCAAGAATTATAATAATCTCGGAATAATATAGTTGGCATACCAAACGACTCCTAAATATATTTAAAAGAATGAGCACTTTCGATCTCCCTCAAATATTTAATACATTTTGCAACACCAAAAATAGCAACATACACTAGAAATAGGTCAAAATAAAAATAGTACCTTAAAAAATGCACCAAATATCATAAATAGATTAACAATAGCAAAACCTATAATAATTGTACCTCCATTGTTAGTCCCTATTAAATACGTAATATTTTTATCACAATTCTCATTAGATATAATAGTCATAATTTATTAAATTGTAACTGCTTATGGAGattgttttctcaaaattttaaGATGATCTCAAAATTTGGAGAGAAAAGGTAAGATAATGCATAAAAACAAGCGGTTTGGTACACAAAGTATCTCGCGTTCACGTAGGATTCGCGGAAGGGCCACACCCAAGAATGTCAAATCGTTTTGAAAGTACCTAATAGTTTATGGATTCTGATGTATAGAGTAACTATTGTTCTGATAATGGTGGCTTTACATAATATGTAAAAACTAAGAACCAACCGTCATATAATATAAATTGTATGACTCGTAAAACTCAGTGCAATGTCAACAATGACTCTTACTTTGTTGTTCTTCCTTTGTTTAGTGTAATTTATCAGTTTATAAATCATGTGTGTCTTGActatcaaaattttcaatttactCTTAAGCCTTGAGGTGTTTGTGTCAACCAATGAGTTAGAAAATGTTAGTGAAAGTATGTGGTTTGAAGGATTGAATTCAGACACTTAGATAAGGATGTTCTATTTTAGCACAGAAATGATAAGAAGGATTGTGAATTTATGGAATTTACAAATAAAAgattgtttgtgaattgtgaataCATCAAATAGTACTTAGCAGTTGGTTAAATGCAGGTAGTTGGAGGACTCAACCTTTAGGTGCTATATGTATTATTCCCCGTCAAAGGTCTAAGAATTTGCTTGAAAGATTATAAGATATCATAGACAACGCACAAGTAGGAGAGAAGGAGTTTTtggcgtaattggtaaagttgctGACATGTAACTAGGAGGTCATGGGTTCAAGTcttggaaacagtctcttgcaaaaatgcaggatAAATATGTACCGGACTGCCTTTTTTTATTTATAGAAAGCacactgtttacctcgaaaatacgagtaacaattaaatttgatttgtggttttaaagatatgtgatttagttcaataccaattaataatcaagaaataggAAGTATAGATGAAGGAAATGAGTAAGGCCAAACTAGTAGATAGGTCAGTTTCGACCTCGAGGTCACTAGGTCAGTTTCGACCTCTAGGCCAGTGACCTCGAGACATGCTAGAGCAATAAAGTAAGAATAATAAAGCTAAcggacaattctgatgaacaatgaGCGAAAAAGTAAAATAGTATATTCTTTGCCAATGATTGGATGATCCTTACAAATGATTgtggtcccctttatataatacgGAAAActctaaataaggtacatttccatTTAAAGTAAAGAATCTTATTGGTACATATGTATAACCGTCTGGTACAGATTTGTACTAATTTGTACAAATCTATTCTGGAAATTACGtcatgatcttggggacgtggcgaGAATCTTGTCCTTCTATAACAAACTCATAACGACACTGTCTTGGAGGTGGTCGTGCTTGGCTCCGATGTTCCTCGCATACTTTGATCCTCAAGCACTGCATTCTGTCttcgagctcgaactcgacctTACCTAAACTCGGGCTTAAAGTGGCTTCTTGAGCCCGGAAAATCGGACATATCtaatttcgaccgtatacacacACAAGTCAACTGAATGTGATTAATTCTCACCACTAAATGCTATGCATAAATTTAGTCTAAAGCTCCTTACGAGTTTTGTGAAGGAAAATATCGAACTATATTGTCAAGGATATCATTATTTTAGTTGTGCACATTTAAAATTCTTTCTTTCGCGTTCACTCAGGGGTGTACATATCTGCATGGATTACATGTGATAGTTACAAGAATGGTGGGAAAGTTTATAGTACCCAGTGACATTTACGGATGGATATAGATCCATCGAGCACGAATAATCATTTTAGTCCTCGGAGAAGTGACGACCATTCTCAAGACCCAAAAAAACTGAACTGAAGAAAGTCCTATGAATTACTGAAACGATGGCGGGAGAACTCTTTTTCTATCAATATAGGGAGCAAATTTGATCATGTTTATCATACAAGGGAGTCTAGGTTGGATGTAAAATGTATTTTGAATGGTATACAGTAATTTTGATTAGTCATTTCTGTAACTTTCTAGATACGTATTGCACTTCAACATACTAAATCAAGAACAAATTTACAATGGTTGCATGAAGAGGCGGCTAATACTTTTAAGgcatatatatttagatatatatatatatatatatatatatatatatatatatatatatatatatatacatttttggtATTTAGACTATGCATATAAGAAAGAAAATTTACAAGGTTATCTCAACTAATGATACACATTGGGAagtacaataaatatttttagttGCAATAAGCAGATGCAAATGATCTAATTTTAATCCGGTTGAAgaacatatattttattttaattgtgtctagaatattttttttagtaaaagTTCTTATGAGTGTTGAATGCAAAAGATTGCCAAAATTTCATTTTAACGTCCACGCTATATAAAGAGACAATTGTGAGAGACTTCTATACAAACACTTAAAACATGGCACACCAATACTTTCTACGTGAGGAGAATTTATATACATCTCATTCCTATAATCACCAATAGGGTCCTTAGCATTATTAAAGTAGGTCCCAATGCCTATTTGAATAGGAGGAGACGATTGAATATGCCTATTTGTAAGCAAACGACGAATCTGTATTGTAATATGGAGGTGGCGCCACCcgcaaacttcgacaaaattgtATATACATTATACATATATAGATAagaaatagtatatatattaaaagaacCACCGAAAATAACAAAAGTGGCCAAGGTGCCAATGGCAAGAGGTCAATTTTTCCTTCCCTAACGTGAATTCGACTCAAGTATTTTACCTTGCCGAAACTAAAGAGACGACAAACACATAGATGAATGTATACTGAAACAAAATATTATTATTGACGCACTTCtcttttaatttattgttgaCGGTTTTTGTTTGTTTAAGTATAATAAGGCTCCCCCTTGTTTATTTCCTACCTCTATTTGTTTATATAAATCGAAAGGAGAACAATTCGAGTTAAAGCACAAAGTCGATCAAATCGACCAGCTTGACAACTCGACTAGCCTGACATTCAAAACCTCCAAATCCTAGATGCACCTCTGCGTTTAAGAAGTTTGTTGAAAAAAAACTTTGAAGTAGTAAGCTATATAGCCCAAATATGTTTGACTTGATTACTATTTGTGTCTACATAGTACAATAAACTATTCTATTTGATTAAGACCTTTTAATTATAAATTCCATACATAACCCTAATTCAAATAAGTGAATTAGtatctctttttctttcaaaaactacAATTTATTTTTACAATAAATAAATAGTTGATGGTATACACTAAACAATACGTAATTGAATAAATACCCGTACATGGATTTAGGAAAGCATAATAAGCGACAGAATCACGCAATATTTAGGCAAAATAATAAGTGGTCAACTCAAACCGaccaaaaccaaacaaaataatGTTCCGTCCCATGTGTCAGTCCATTATACGAGGGTAATAAAGTCTTTGCACACTACGCAATGGGAGCAGAGCTCGTAACATTAATAAAGCAGAAGAGTCGCTGTTTACACTTTACAGTAACCAGAGGAAATTCAGACGAAGAAAAAGGaaattctcctttttttttttacatatatttTCTTCTGCCAATTCCTGCTACGaaatcttcctgaagaagttttttgctttttttttttgtgaaatcgGTAGaaagtgtgtgtgtatgtgttaaATTATGATGTTGTCGCTGCAAAGCGATCCACGGCAGCAGTATCAGCAGCAGTTGCTGATCTCTAGGGTTTCACACGATGGAGTCACCGTCGGCGATCCGAGGACAGATTCGTCTTTTCCGTTTTACACTGAGTCGGCTTTGTCCTCCGTCAATATCAAGTCCGAGTTGTCTCGAGAAGGTAAAAGAATTATTCAagctttttacttttattttttatttggttgATATGTTTAATTTAGAAAATTGAGATGTTTTATGGTTAATGATTATGTCTTTAAGTTGAATTTGAagtttttacttttactttttatttggtTGATATGTTTAGTTTAAAAAATTGAGATGTTTTGTGGttaaagattatgtctttaagtTGAATTTGTTGTTTTGAGGGTTTAAATTACGAATTTGTTAGTGTGGGAGATGAATAAGAAGATGATTTTGAGTAGAGACTAGAGAATTTTTGAAGTGTGGAAATTGAGTGGCAGGGATTGTGTCTCGAAATAAGAAAGAAGACTGATTTGTCATCTTACTTCTCGAGAAATAACAGCACCATAGACAGAAGGTAACAGAATGAGGTGTAGGAGGCTAAGGTTGAGTAACGGATGCAGCTGTTGGAGGGGCTTGGTGGTATTACACTATTACTGGAATGAGCATAACGAGCTTTGCTTTTAATTCCAATTTATTATGCGGATAAGCTAATGGCCATGGGCTTGGGTTGACTGATGTCATATTATTGATACTAGTGTCCAACAATGACAGATGCCGTAGTCAAATTAACCACTAATAGCGTAAAATTGAGATCTTTGGCCTTCCCATTCGTTGTATATTTGGGCATAGATTCTTcaagttttttgaaataaaattcacTTATTTGTAAACTATGTGAAATGTACCATAAGTCGGCTtagttaataattcaaaatatttaaaaagagttTTAGAAAATTGTAGTCAAAGAAAAAACTATTTGACTCCCCAAATAGTAATAGTGTCACATAAAATGGGACAAAGAGTGTATAAAGAAGTTTTAGGGAATGTTTTGCCTGGAAAGTCATCGAAGAAAGGTTGAGAAAGTGGTTAAAAGGCTGCCAGAAGGATCCTGAAAAGAGACGCTGTGTTAGAATGCTCGCTGTGAATAGGAATGCCACTAAATGTTGAGTGAAAAGATACAATAATAGATAAATTATAGAAGAAAGAAGATTTTTTGCCGAGCAGGCGGTATATGGCTATTCGCTGGTGGTGGAAGCTAGTTAAGGTAATACCAACATTTCAGAGGCTCTGGTACTACTATGTTAACAAGAAATATGAGAGAATTAACTATGTTTAAATTTGGTGGATTGACAACGTGGTACACACAAGAGGGTTCCTACTATACAAATTTTGAGTTACATGATATAAAAAAGTTTCTTCATTTTTGAGAGTTTTATTAGCGAGTAACATGTTAATTAAAAATATCCTAGTCGATATTTTTAATGATTATCCACTTTTTAAGAACTGaaacattatttaaaaaaaaaaaagaagaaagaaaagaaaaaaaaagaaaaagaaaaatcattgATTCGTTGATTCATGACTTGAGGACTTTTAATTGTCATCAACTTCAGGTTTTCAGATAGCTACGGGGTTGATATATTAGTTGCAAGATTTACTTTTAAGTTGTGGAGTGTACCATCAGCTGAATATTCTTGTTATGCATGCATTGCTGGTACATGCACACACtttccccatatatatatatatatatcttttgacatCTGTATTTCTCGTGTCACAGTTGATGAGGACACACTTTTAACTCTTGCTCATCAGAACTACAAAGGTGGAAACTATAAACAGGCTCTAGAGCATAGCAAGGCAGTGTATGAGAGAAATCCTCAGCGCACTGATAATCTTCTTCTTTTGGGGGCCATATATTATCAGGTATGCGTTCTTGGACAGTGCTTTATATTCACAGTGCCACCCCTATCTTGCATGTACTTATGCCCATAGATTTAAGTAAAGCATTTTAATTTCTTTGTTTTAGTTGCATGACTTTGATACGTGcattgcaaaaaatgaagaagccCTCCGTGTTAACCCACACTTTGCTGAGTGCTATGGAAATATGGCAAATGCTTGGAAGGTATGATTGTATTAGTGCTCCTAGTTGTGAACTTTTTGTTTCTGTGATTGAACATTGATACGATATATTTGGCTTCTATTGTATGCAGGAAAAAGACAATATCGATGTTGCAATACGCTATTATTTGATTGCAATAGAGGTTTGTATGCATCTTTGCCTTATCAGAATTTAATGATTTTCGTTTATCCTACTTATGGCGATGATTAATAGCATGACTAAAGTCTGTGGTGCTCACACACTTTAGGGTTTGAGGTAACTGTTTTTAGATTATTGAGGTCGTTTGGTTGGGGCCCTGGGCCCTTCTTCATTCCCTTGTCTCCAACCATTTAATCGCCACTATGGAAACAACTAATAAGTCCTGTATCTAATGCACAGCTGCTACAATTCACTTGTTCTTTTATGTTATACATTCTGGGGTTTTGGATTTAACACTAAGAGTGACCTTTCTTCTCGGCTATGCTTAACAATTTTGTTCAAATAGGAATTTTCTGTCTGTTAACTGGCTAATTCCCAATTAGTGCTGTATTCTGgcccgggcccgggcctaaatgggccaaacgggccggctTACGGGCatggctctggcggtcccgggcctcacggtaccgggcttcgtgggctcaacgggtggaaccagcccgtgacgggcctaagcccatatggtcctgggctaaacggaccgggctcgtgggcttagtgggcctaacgggcttttttATTTCCGggcactttttttttaattttttttgtttaaggcaatttcttgtaaaccatatcatggctatataaataatatatatgtaatatatatgtagaaatctaattattaaagtgcttgacgaaaaagtaaaataacaaaacaatagtaaaactaaattgccatgcataataaattaataagaaagtacaacatgaagcataaatacgtctaataattttaaaataacacaaattgttgaaatatcttaaagacgaatttgcggataaataccatcaacacaatacgttatatgcctccttaaaatgCTTGTGGTACACcctgaacgaaaatttaagactcttccacagttcttgcattttaatatttgaccttcttcattttctttaagcacttcatagtagtgcgaaacaaataagcgcactctttccgaacgaggcatgatgtaacttgaaaattaagattgagacttgaagtcttgaaaattggagattgagagattgagagaaatttagattgaaaaatgagtattgagtattgaaatgaagaagagggagggggGTATGtccctcattttgaattttgaaaaatcttgttttgtagtatatatagcctcattttgaattttgaaaaatcttgttttgtagtatatatagtatactagtatagtatactatatatagtatgttatgtatatatatttccaaatataatttcttataatgttttgtagtatatatatatatatatatatattttcttgtagtatatattgtatgttatgtatatacattaccttatatattttcttgtagtatatattgtatgctatggctataattttaatttttgaccgttgattttttttttttttaaaaagtagcCGTTAAGCCCGGtaagaccggcccaggcccgtcAGCCGGTCCCGGGCTTAGCGGTCCCGGGCGCGTGGGCTTTTTTACCATACCCGGCCCGCCACGGGCTTTTTGCACCATTAGGGACCGGCCCGCCAGGCCCGTTTAgtccgttaggaccgcgggcccggtccgatCCCGGTCCCAGCCCGGCCCACCGTACAACATTATTCCCAATGATTAAAAACAACTCTTACCCTTTCAATCTCTGTCAAATATACAATTGGCTATCTGGTTATCAAAAAAGAATATATATGGGCAATTTGGATAGAAAAGAATTTATACGGGTCAGTTTGGGTCCTGGAAATTCTCCATTTGTCCTTTTCTTCTTTACAGAGCACGAAAGAAGACCTTTCCTTGACCATTGTGACGGGAATCTCTTTTTCCCAAGATTTATAGGGACATGTTTCCCCACTATATATATGCAACTTTAGCTTTTGGTACATTAAAACCTTGATATAGTACTATACAGCAAAGGTCTCTTCTATAAGATACTTATGGTTCATTTGTTGGATGACATAATCTAAGTCAAAATTTGTGTTGCAGCTGCGTCCCAATTTTGCTGACGCTTGGTCAAATCTAGCTGGTGCATATATGAGGAAAGGAAGGCTGAGTGAGGCAGCCCAATGTTGCCGTCAGGCGCTAACTTTAAATCCACGTCTGGTATTCGAGATTACCTATTCTTTTGGCTTCTTTTTAACAGTTCAGTTGAAGTGCGCCCTTCTATGTTTCTTTCTTAACTCACTGGTATGCTTTCTAGGTTGATGCGCATAGCAATCTTGGGAATCTGATGAAAGCACAAGGGTTAGTGCAAGAGGTAAAACACAGTGACTTTCTTAGCTTTGTTTTGTTTtgcatatatatacacacacacacacacacacatatatatatgtgtgtgtgtgtatgtatatattgtaCATCGTCTATGCATATGTCTGAGTTAGGTATACTCGTGCATTCTCGAATTTTACTATTCTTTAACAGATCTTTCAGTCTTGAGGTGCATCTCATGTGCGTTTCTGTTTACTACAGATGCTTTGCTGGCTGTTATGCTGATTGATTTCTGTTGTCTTGATTATGGTTTTGTTTTAGGCATACAATTGTTATGTGGAGGCACTACGTATACAACCTACATTTGCCGTTGCATGGTCCAATCTTGCTAGCCTCTTCATGGATGCAGGTGATCTTAACAGGGCATTGCAGTACTACAAGGTATGGAATACCTTAAATCGTTTTGCATATTACATTATTCAGAGTTTTGGATTTGTTTTTGCTATTACTATTTTTGTGATTCAATCTTCTCATATCCAGGAAGCCGTCAAGCTAAAACCAAATTTCTCAGATGCATATTTGAACATGGGAAACGTGTATAAGGTAAGCCCTTCTGCTTTGTGCTAATATGGTCTATGGTGCAAGTGCCGGGGCAAGAATACGGGAAATATGTGTATCTGCCTTGCATTTTCCAGGCTCTGGGAATGCCGCAGGAGGCTATTATGTGTTACCAGCGGGCTCTCCTTGTGCGACCAGACTATGCAATGGCTTTTGGTAAGTGCTCCTTTCTCGGTCTTAGCTTCATATCAATTGCTATGAAGTTGCTTAGCGTGAACTTCATTTGTACAGTACTCATCTGTATGTATAGATGTCTTTTCTTTTAGTAAGTGTATTTGTCGACGTCTTTGCACggaattatcacatcatactggTTGCCTCCTTTTTTTCTTGGGGATAAATCATATTGCAGTCATTTTGTCAACAGGTGTGAGGTGAAGGATAAAGTAGCACGAAAATTGTATAAGCTTGAAACACAATtagaaccccccccccctcccccccccaaaaaaaaggaGGGATGGAGGGAGAGCATCACAGATTTAAAATCTTGGTGATAACTGTCAACAGCTCTCAAAAGGACAAAAATTGAAATGATGTTGCAGCTCACTTTTTCTTAAACAAGTCATATAAGCCTACAACTGAATTCTTCGTTATCTTTGGGGCAAACAATCCATAGGTTAGTAGTGCTCCGTGATGGTGATTGATCGTTAGCCATGTAAAAATGTGCAGGCAACTTAGCTACTGTGTACTATGAACAAGGTAACCTGGAAATGGCCATGCTTAATTATAGGAGAGCTATTACCTGTGATGCTGGATTCTTGGAGGCATATAACAATCTGGTGGGGGCCTTCATTTCATCTTCTGTTTAGTTTTCCAGTACAAAATTAATTTCTTTGGGTATTAATTATCCACTCTTCCCACTCTGTTGCTTTTAGGGTAATGCTTTGAAAGACGCTGGTAGGGTTGAGGAAGCAATTCATTGCTATCGTGTAAGTTATATTCACTTTTGGATAGAAGTTTGCTttcatttttctctattttgCTATTTTAGTAAACTTTCCAGTTGGTGCATGCAGCAATGCCTCTCACTTCAACCTA harbors:
- the LOC107788513 gene encoding protein transport protein SEC23 E, producing MATEMAQPDAEGIDGVRMTWNAWPRTKVESSKCVIPIATSIHLIRPHTDLPTLSYPPLKCKTCSSVLNPFARVDFQALIWICPFCFQRNHFPHHYSGINETNVPAELYPQFTTIQYTLPNPTQNPNPVDFSISPIYLFVLDTCMLEEELEFAKSALKRAIGMLPDNAMVGFISYGTQVQVHELGFSDMSKVYVFRGSKELSKDHVLDQLGLGSSVGGRRAGPGPIGAPSIGVTRFLLPASECEYTLNSLLDELSTDQWPVPQGNRALRCTGVALSVAAGLLGACLAGAGARIVALVGGPCTEGPGAIVSKDLSEPVRSHKDLHKDAAPFFKKAVNFYEELAKQLVSQGHVLDVFASALDQVGVAEMKVAIEKTGGLVVLAESFGHSVFKDSFKHIFEDGEQSLGLSFNGTLEINCSKDIKIQGIIGPCTSLEKKGPAVSSTVIGEGNTTAWKLCGLDKNTCLTVFFDVSSSEKSDPSGNQNPQLYIQFLTSYQSHDGQTKLRVTTITRRWVDAAVSTEELVQGFDQEAAAVVMARLASYKMEMEEDFDATRWLDRNLIRLCAKFGDYRKDDPSSFTLNPSFSLFPQFMFHLRRSQFLQVFNNSPDETAYFRMLLNREGISNAAVMIQPTLTAFQFNSLPAPALLDVASIAADRILLLDAYFSVVIFHGMTIAQWRNMGYQNQPEHQAFAQLLQVPHDEAQAIIRERFPVPRLVVCDQHGSQARFLLAKLNPSATYNNANDMAAGSDVIFTDDVSLQVFFEHLQRLAVQSS